The DNA sequence TGGCGACCGAGAACGTGCTCGCCACCCACTCCAGACCCGGCTGCAGGGCCGGCCCCTCGAGGACGGCCGCGGCCCGCTCGCACCAGGCCGGGTCGGCTCCGGCGGCGGCAAGCGGCGGGGCGATCGTCCAGGCGCGCTCGACGCCGTGGCGGGTGAGCCACGACGCCAGCGCCTGCTCGCGGTCGGCGCGGGCGAGCGGGTCCGGATCCGGCGGCCGGGGGGCGAGTTCGTGGCGCAGGGCGTCGAGCGCGGCCAGCCGCCCGGACGGGAGCTCCTCGCCGGCGAGCCGGCCCATGGCCGCCACCAGCGCCTCAGACGCCGTCTGGAGGGCGTCCACCGCCCGGGTGGCGGCCGACGCCGGGTTGTTGAGCTCGTGGGCCAGGCCGGCGGCCAGCGTCCCCAGGGTCACCAGGGACTCGCGCTGGCGGGCCGTCGACTCGATCGAGCGCGCCGTGCGGTAGAGGCCCTGGATGAGGTGCCCACCGAAGGGGAACCAGGCGTCGGAGCGCTCGCGCAGGACCTCGGCCGGCACCCGCAGCACCCGGCCGGCGGTCGCGCCCCGGCCGGTGGCGAGGTACACGCCGTGCTCGTCCCAGGCCCGGAACCCACCGGCCCAGCGGCCGGGCACGTCCATCCTGGCCACCACCGTGTCCTCGCGGCCGACATGGCGGACGAGGTCGATGGCCCCGTCGACCAGCAGCCACCAGAAGTCGGCGTGCTCGCCCTCGCGGAACAGCTCGACCCCGGGCTCGACGCGGACCTCGGTGCCGCCCGCGACCAGCTCGGCGAGCTGCTCGTCGGCCAGGCCGTCGAAGATGGGCAGCGGGCGGAGCTCGTCGGCGCGCATCAGACGGTGGCCAGGTAGCGGTGCACGAGGTAGACGGACATGGCGCCCTCGCCAACGGCCGACGCCACCCGCTTCATCGAGTCGAGCCGGACGTCGCCGGCCGCGAACACGCCGGGCACGCTCGTCTCCAGCACGAACGGCGCCCGCGGGAGCGGCCACCGCCGCGCCCATTCGGGAGCCAGCAGGTCGTGGCCGGTGACGACGAACCCCTTGTCGTCGCGGACGACGTCGGGGCCGAGCCACCGGGTGCGGGGCGAGGCGCCGATGAAGACGAACAGCCAGCTCGACGGCACCTCCTCGGTGGCGCCGGTGTCCCGGTCGGCGAGCGTCAGCGCCTCCAGGTGGCCGTCGCCCCGGCCCGACACCACCTGGCTGCGGTACCTGATGGCGACGTTGGGCGTGGAGGTGATCCGCTCCACCAGGTACCTCGACATCGTGCCGTCGAGGGTCGCGGCCCGGACGACCAGCACCACCCGCCGGGCGAAGCGGGACAGGTGGAGCGCGGCCTGACCGGCCGAGTTGGCCGCCCCGACGACGTAGACCTCGTCGCCCTGGGTCTGGCTGGCCTCGCCGGCGTTAACGCCGTAGTAGACGCCGCGGCCGGTGAGCCGGTCGAGCCCTTCCGCCTCCAGCCGCCGGTAGGAGACGCCGGTGGCCACGACGAGCGCGCGCGCCTCGATCTCGCCCGAGCCGTCGAGGCGCACGGCCCGCACCGGCCCACGGGCCTCGAAGCCGACGACGTCGCGGGCCAGGACCATCTCGGCGCCGAACCGGGCCGCCTGGGCGATGGCCCGCCGGGTGAGGTCGGCGCCGCTCAGTCCCTTGGGGAACCCCAGGTAGTTCTCGATGGCCGCGCTCTGTCCCGCCTGCCCTCCGGGGGCCTCGCGCTCCACGACCACGGTGCTCAGGCCCTCCGACGCCGCGTACACGGCGGCGCCCAGGCCGGCCGGCCCGCCGCCGACGATGCAGACGTCGTAGAGGCGCTGCTGGGCGGAGGTGCGCAGGCCGAGCGCGCCGGCCAGCTCGAGGGCCGACGGCGAGCGCAGCGTGTCGCCCTCGGGGACGAGCACCAGCGGGAGGTCGGCCGGCGCCGCCCGGGCGAGGTCGAACAGCCGCTGCGCCTCCGGGTCGCGCTCGACGTCGTACCAGCGGTAGGGCACGTGGTTGCGGGCCAGGAACAGCTTGACCTCGTGGCCCCGCTCCGACCAGCGGTGCCCCACCACCCGCACCTCGGAGGTGTGGTCGGGGTGAGCCTGCCGCCAGTCGTCCAGCAGGTCGTCGACGACCGGGTAGAGCCGGTCCTGGGGAGGATCCCACGGCTTGAGCAGGTAGTAGTCGAGGCCGATGTCGTTGATCGCCTTGATGGCCACGTCGGTGTCGGCGTACGCCGTGAGCAGCAGGAACTTCGAGCCCGGGGCGTGGACCCGCGCCTGCTGGAGCAGCTCGATCCCGGTCATGTGGGGCATCCGCTGGTCGGCGGCGATCAGCGCCACCGGCTCGTCGCGGAGGGCGAGCCGGGTCAGCACGGACAGCGCCTCCGGCCCCGAGGTCGCGCCCACGACGCGGTAGTCGGCGCCGTAGTACCCGGCCAGGTCGCGGGTGATCGCCGCGGACACCTGGGGGTCGTCCTCGACCGTCAGGATCGTCGGCTTGCTCATGCGCTAGGAGCATAGCAACCGGGACGGGTACGGCTTCAGGAACCGCCGTACCGGTCGCCGGTCTGCCGGCGCGGAGGCGCCTCTACGTCTCGGTGAAGCGTCGCCGGGTCTTCAACCTCCTCGGCCTGCGCCGCCGCTGGAAGTGACCATAGAATGACGGTCAGTCAGTAGGCTAGGGAGGTGCCGTGGCCGAGGGGGGGAGGACGAGGCGGCGGGAACCGCCGGAGGTGCGCCGCGAGCAGCTCCTGGACGCGGCCGCCCAGGTGTTCCTGGACCGCGGCCTGGCCCAGGCCACCATCGCCGACGTGGCCGAGGCCGCCGGCCTGGCCAAGGGCACCGTCTACCTCTACTTCGACTCCAAGTCGGCGCTGCTGACGGCCCTGCGGGCCCACTACACCAGCCAGTTGCTGGCCCGGTCCGGCCGCCTCGACGCATCCCCCGGCCGCGACGGGTACCGGCAGCGGCTGCGAGCGTTCCTTGGCGAGATGTACGACTTCTGCGCCGGCAACCAGCGGCTCCACCACCTGCTCTTCCACGCCGCCGAGGTCTCCGAGGACGAGCCGCTGGAGCGGGCCCGCGCCGACCTGGTCCAGTTCG is a window from the Actinomycetota bacterium genome containing:
- a CDS encoding FAD-dependent oxidoreductase translates to MSKPTILTVEDDPQVSAAITRDLAGYYGADYRVVGATSGPEALSVLTRLALRDEPVALIAADQRMPHMTGIELLQQARVHAPGSKFLLLTAYADTDVAIKAINDIGLDYYLLKPWDPPQDRLYPVVDDLLDDWRQAHPDHTSEVRVVGHRWSERGHEVKLFLARNHVPYRWYDVERDPEAQRLFDLARAAPADLPLVLVPEGDTLRSPSALELAGALGLRTSAQQRLYDVCIVGGGPAGLGAAVYAASEGLSTVVVEREAPGGQAGQSAAIENYLGFPKGLSGADLTRRAIAQAARFGAEMVLARDVVGFEARGPVRAVRLDGSGEIEARALVVATGVSYRRLEAEGLDRLTGRGVYYGVNAGEASQTQGDEVYVVGAANSAGQAALHLSRFARRVVLVVRAATLDGTMSRYLVERITSTPNVAIRYRSQVVSGRGDGHLEALTLADRDTGATEEVPSSWLFVFIGASPRTRWLGPDVVRDDKGFVVTGHDLLAPEWARRWPLPRAPFVLETSVPGVFAAGDVRLDSMKRVASAVGEGAMSVYLVHRYLATV
- a CDS encoding ATP-binding protein, encoding MRADELRPLPIFDGLADEQLAELVAGGTEVRVEPGVELFREGEHADFWWLLVDGAIDLVRHVGREDTVVARMDVPGRWAGGFRAWDEHGVYLATGRGATAGRVLRVPAEVLRERSDAWFPFGGHLIQGLYRTARSIESTARQRESLVTLGTLAAGLAHELNNPASAATRAVDALQTASEALVAAMGRLAGEELPSGRLAALDALRHELAPRPPDPDPLARADREQALASWLTRHGVERAWTIAPPLAAAGADPAWCERAAAVLEGPALQPGLEWVASTFSVATLLDEVKESTRRISELVAAVRSYSQLDRASLQRVDVTEGLDSTLVMLGHKLGDGVTVVREYDAGVPPIEAYAGELNRVWTNLIDNAVDAMEGMGTLRVATRADGDGVVVEIADTGPGMPPEVAARAFEAFYTTKDVGKGTGLGLDIARRIVEDRHGGTITIDSHPGATVLRVRLPVRP
- a CDS encoding TetR/AcrR family transcriptional regulator, encoding MAEGGRTRRREPPEVRREQLLDAAAQVFLDRGLAQATIADVAEAAGLAKGTVYLYFDSKSALLTALRAHYTSQLLARSGRLDASPGRDGYRQRLRAFLGEMYDFCAGNQRLHHLLFHAAEVSEDEPLERARADLVQFVTGGAEAGEFAVDDPEATASFLLDGFHGLLLRSLHANRGRRAFLDAAWPLCTRLLGIAP